The Sparus aurata chromosome 12, fSpaAur1.1, whole genome shotgun sequence sequence gacaaattatgGTGCGAGTGTGACTTCCTGGCCTCAGTTTGTGGCCTAGcgacatcacaacaacaacaacaacaacaacaacaagacttCAGGAAGTGTCCGATAAAGAAATAGTCCAGTTTAAAATCACaaactgtctgtctctgtaggtTTTGTACCTTTGGACAGAGAAAGACCAGCCGTTTCCTGCTGCCTccactctttatgctaagctaaactaactGAATCCTAACTATATATTTATCCTACAGAAATGAGGGATCAATATTAACATCTGACTATTTCACCAGTTGGTCAAACTTTTCCTTTACTTCATACATGAAGCTGCATTCTAGTCTCTGGTTACCTGCCACCATATTGGAGATGACAGGTGGAAAATTCAAATTATTACGGATTTATTAGTTTACAAAAAGTGTGAgttcatttaaaaagatgtgggatcctgAATACAGCTAATATAAAACATGCAAACCCTCATAAATCACATCAACTTACGCCTTTGGTCCCTCGTGCTTCATGATCTTGACGGCGCAGTCCAGTGTGCTTTTGTACTTGTGAGCTTCCAGACCctgttaaatacattttttttaaaaactgtaagTTATATGACTTGAGGTTGAATGATGAGATCCTAAAGAACTCCATGTTATTCTACCGACCTGCATGCGGGTCTTGATGACGTCCAGAGGAGTGTTTCCGAACACGCTGGCAGCACCAGCAAACGCTCCAAACGTTCCAGTTATCAGAGGGTTGATGGCTTTGTCGGGGTTGTCACCTTGTTTTTACAAGAAAAAGAGGATAACTCAGCTGCTTTTTGCTTGTGTGTGGTAATTATTTACATGATTTaatgattcacacacacacacacacacacacctttgtaCCAGTTCCTCAGTGAAGTCATGACGTAGAAGCGGATGGCCTGGTTGGAGCCTTGCTTCAACACGGTGGCTGTTAGGCCCTGATACGTCCCCTTCAGTCCTGCACACGCATCAGTATCATCAGTTTAAtgctttcagtttcattttagAGTCACCAGCACTtaaattaataaacatttaAGATTATCATCCTCCAAATGAAAGATGTGATGACTCAGATAGATGAGAGCTGATGAACAGCCTGAGGAGTCATTTCCTGTGTGGCAGAATCAGAACAGTAGGTGGCAGTAAAACGTCATTAACCTCCTCACCTTCAGTTCTGACGATCTCCCTCACCCCGTGGAAAAAGCCTCTGTACTTTGGGTTTGCTGATGTCTGATCGTGGATGAATTTGACCTAAAATGAAATCAGAACAATGATTAATAACTTTGACAAGCCAAAGCATCCAAAATGAAACCAATCTGAGTAAAACTGCATCAGAAAGATTTTATTTGCATCAAAGCGAAGAAACTTGTGAGGACTGAATGAGAGGAAGCTGTTCAGGTGACAAGTACTCTGCATTTTTATCTTCCAGTCTCTTTTATTAAAAGATGCATTTGAGTTTGATTGCAGATTTAGAAACGTCAACAAAAACACGTTCTTCCATGTTGAGGTTTCTCGTATTTCTCACAGTTCAgcattttgtttcaataaagttcTTTGCAGTCCCATTCGATGACTGTTGTAATAGTTCTGTTCAGTAAGTGATgaaagaagtattcagatcctgaACTTAGATAAGTTTTTACCTTCACTGTCTCCATGGGACAGACGACCACCACAGCTTCTGCCACTCCAGCCCCCAGACCACAGAGGAATCCTCTCTTACTGTCGAGTTTACCGGTTTCATCTCGCATCTTATTACTGAGGAACTCAAACACCCCGAATCTGCACCAGGTCAtggagaataaagaaaaaaagggttaATGACTTTAAAACAGCACCATTTTGTTATAAGGTGACCTTGTTGTCATGGCCGtctgggttgccaggttgtgaaaaaTCTCTGAGTTTTAATTAAACTTTTGACATTCATAGATGTCGACTCGATGGCTTGTCAGGAAGTCAGGAAGAAACCCGCCTTTTTGCAAACCtggcaacacaaacactgttctcACTGGAGCTAAAACAGTTAAGCAATCAATAGATTAGCTgatcaacaaaaacaatattttgacaGTTACATTTCTGCtcattcttttctttgtcttatgtgacagaaaactatattttttggtttgtgatgatgtcacctgAGGCTTTAAGACCTCGTGTttagcattttgtttttacatatccTATAATTTTTTGACCAAACAATCTGCTGATTAATCAGTGACGAAAAAGAAATAAGTTCATCTGGGCTGTGGGTCTTATTCAGGCTTTCATCATCgattaatcaaatgttttttctgcttaatatattaaagggtaactccaccaacttTCCACATTAAAGTGGGTTCACAGTTGTTGGGGAATTCTACTGCagatgaaggggaaaaaaagtagtttaaccCTTTTGTGGCTCAAGAGGAAGCTGCAAGTTTTGCACACTTCTATCAGCCACACCTCATTAAGTGTGTTGTCGTACCTGACGGCTGCTTTCGGTATAGATCCATACAGCAGAGAGCTGAGCCCTCTGTACAGACCTCTCACCCCATGACTGTTCACCGTCTGCTTCACACAGTCACCTGGACGAGATGGAGACGACAGCTTACAACACAAATCATCTGCTGGACAGAGAAAACTGCAGCGCTGCCAAGAAAAGCTCACAGTGACGAGTTTCCGCAGACAAACATGTTCTCTGCCAAAGTTCACATGGTCTCAGAGATAACAGATAACAAGGGCCGACttactacacaaacacacatctgctgGCTCACGCACGAACAGTACTCACTGTTGTATTAGATTGCGTTCGATTTCACAGGCACACCCAACAATGTGGCCACAGAGGGAAGTTGTATTATCATCACACATGTGCAGAGAGCAGATAAAAGCACTGAACTCACTGATGCCTCTGTATTTGGGAGGATTGGCCTTCTCGtctaactgcagctgtgttttcacGTACTCTGTGGGGAAGGTGATGCAGATCTCGATGCCTCCTGCGATCCCTCCTGAAATAACATGGAACACATTCCAATCAGCAAAGATTTCAAAGAGAGAGcccaaaagaaaacattttgaaagtgtTTCCTTTCAGACACACGAGTGCATTTCAAGGGAAAATAACtttgaatgtgtaaaactgCATCAACACAGCAAACAAGTTCAACCACGACCAATTATTGATAGAAAAATATAGTTTATCTTCATCTAATCTACTTTACACATGCATGTGTCTGTTTCTATAAACACTAACTGTTTACTAAGCACATGAATTCATCATCTATTTGTACAGTTGTGCTCTCAAGGACGTCACAACAACATAAGACGGCAacatatttaacctttatttttaGAAGAATATTCCCACTAAGCTTCAAAGTCTCTTTAAGAAGAGAGGCGGAGAGAGCAGCATGAAAAGTTCCACATAAAAGATGAAACGATGAactttaaacaaacaacaaaagagtcacataaaaaacaacaaacaagtttcaaagtaaaagcgAGATTGAATAAAGCACAACTCCCTTTAAAGGTTGTGAGCAGAGTGCACGTTAGAGGTCAGCACTGTTCACGACTGTTGCACACGTCTGTGAACGGCGTTTCATCACCAGTCCAAACCGGTTCCACCTTAAATCTCTGGTTGTCACACATCTGCCGTTCAACAGCGAACACGCAGCCGGCAGCTGATTGGCTCGGCCGGTCTCAGTGAGATTCTGCCTACAGTTACTCCCCCTGGCCTGACTCCAAGTCGAGGGGGTGTGTAGCCTTCAGAGCACACACTGTTCACCACATCGGCCCTCAGCCTCACAGTGGCTGTCAGATAGTGGCATGATTCCTCTGATGGCTGAGACGTTCACACCAAATACAGGAAAAGGAAACTATCTTTCGATAAAGCACATGAAGTATACGACTTGTAGCTCAGCAGCTGGACAAGTTTGACGAGTTTATACGGGAGTTAAGTTGCAAGAAACcgttaaaaaacaacatatttgtggAGACGTGATACCAAAATGAACAATAAAGGGATGTGAACAGTAGATGTGCATGTGAATTCAACCTCACTTGTATAAAAAAGGGCTCTTTGTTGATGCTTTAACATGCGTTCCTTCTCCCAAAATGTCATGCAGACAAATCCAACTTCATGCAAGTCAGGCTGCTCGTGCACACAAAATCACAAGATTACTGTTTGTCAAATCACTTGTTTTCACTAAAACATCGAGTGTATTTTTGGTGAGCTCTAAAAGTGCTGGTAATGACACACCCAGGCATTCCTCTGGTTAGAGACTGGCTCTACAGCCGGAGCGGCACCTACAAATTAAAACCAACACAGTGCACAACATGGTCTGTCAACAAGCCTCTGTGCAGTACCTGCATCGTGTCCACGTGTATTCAAGCTGGAAGAAAGATATACAACCAGTTTATCAAGTCTGACATGAAGGGAAAGTGGAACAGGTATTCTGAAGGtgagctggaggagacgctccTCAGACAACACTTCATTTCAACAGGTTCATTGATTTAGTTGTGAGGGAAAGCAGGGCTGTGATTGGTGACATTAGTAATGGCTGCCGTGTTAACACTGATGTGAACTTTAATCTttcacttttacattttaacatcGCAGATATAAGATGATTACTCTGTGTTACCTGTTAATTTATGGTCTGATAATGAAGGCTGAATAAGCGTACAGTACATTTACAGTAATCACACTATTATCATACTGTGCCAATTTTGCTTATCTACGAACTGATTTATACTGCCTTAGTGCtctgaaataaatgttaatatttaaggTTGATATCAAGTTTTATGTCCATCAGGACTTCATATTTTGCCAGAAAGTAtaataaattactttttaaactaaataaatgtagATTTCGTGCTGCTTTCGATTCCTACAGGATTactgtaactgataataacagTACCTGAGTAAAACCATCATGCCATAAAACAGTGATATGTTGTTAGATGGTTATTGTGCTTCAGTTTATGTGAACGTTACGTACGATAACCAGCGTTGACATCATCTCATCATTGTAAAACCAAGCTCCACCTTTAgtattatatctttaaaagttatttactttgttttttacatttacgTTCATATTTCCTTTTAGTGCCTAATGTTAGAAAAGAAGATTGATACCGTAGCCGGGtatcagttagcttagcttagcatgactCTGGAGGTAAACAAGGGTAAACAGACAGCCTGGCTCTGAACACCAGCAGCTAGCAAGATATATCTTATTTGTTTAAAATCTGAAGTGTGAAGATGTTTTGCGTTGGACTATTTCTGTTTCTGGCTACGTGCAGTGACTCCAGTGAGGCTACAGTCTAGAGTCAAAGTTAACCCTGCTCTGGAACTGCACCAGCGAACGCTAGGCTAAAGTCGCTGTTAGCCCACTTTACAATATGCTAGGATTGCGCCAGTGTGAAAGTGTTGTTATCCTGGGTCGCCTGTGGCTAAGAGTGTTCTTGGAATGCTTTGAGGCACAATCCTGGCACATTTCAAAGCGGGCCCAGCCCGACTTGAGCCTCAGGCTTACTGGCATTCCTGCAGAGCAGAGTTGGCCCCGAGTTTGTGGCATCATCCCCAAAAAATCTACTAAACATGTTGTTAAAAGATTCCAGTGGGAAACAGAGTTAAAGCACACAGAGTAGTAACACAAGATTAGAGAACTTAAACACGAGCTGCACGTTCAAAAAGATATTTGGACCTGGTCTAAAGTTAAGGGGTCAAATCTaatggtgcgttcaggtgccATCCAAACAACCAGACAAACGCGTTTCTGACTAGGGAAACTGACAACTCGGGTCAGAAAAAATGTTGGTACATGAGTCGCCCTGATGTTAAAACATGGCGGACGAAGGTCAACATTGGGTTGCTAACATGCTGTGAAACATACTTCATGGCTAACAGGATCCGTTTCCTTTGCTCTTCCTTGTTATTCAAATACTGGAACAGTGTAGTTTGAACGCTTTGTGCGATAAAATGCAAATCATTGTCCACGTTGCTCCCACATTCAAAACTGAGGCACGCGAACACACCACAAGTGGGAAGAACAACTTCTGAACTGGGGAAGCTGGACTATCTGAGCAGCAAGTGAAGGCAGCATTAGCCCTGTGCTAATGATAGTCCTCCTGTCTGGGGCTAATGACTCCGTTAGCCTGGGCCTAAGTGCATAATGTGGATCCTTGAATAGagagccatgctagctgtttcccttggttttcagtctttatgctaagctaggctaaccattCTCCTACTTTTGCTTCATATTCGACCAACAGATCTGATCTTTTCATCCAATTCCCTGCTGGAAAATTAATATTTCTCACAATATTTCTGCATTTTTGTGCACTGAATCAGAAATATTCACCCGTGAGTCCAAACTGAAGTGGGTTTGCTTCGCCGTATGAAACAGATGCTGTCTGTTTCTGTGGAGGATTAGTGGTTGTTGTATAAAGCCCTGGCATGTGATCTAGTTATTCTCTTGTGACTTTGCTGATAGACGCCTCGTCATCCTATTAGCTCGATTAAAGCGAGCCAGGATCATTTGGACATCTGGTTCTGGCCCGTCTTTCTGGCTGAGTGTAAGGATGTTTCTTCACTGGACTTGTGTCAGACATGTTGAAACCCAGGTGAATGTGTGCAGAGGCTGACAGAGCAATGTGCATTGTCATCGTGGCTCATGCAGCCCTGAACATGGGAGACCCCGGGCCTCCGAGCACACACAGCCTGTAAGGCCACCGGGTCAACGCCGGACAGCACCGCTCAAACTGCTGACAGTCACGTACAGATAATTAAACGTTTTTTCTTCTGTACTTCTGAGCTTCAAACACGGTGGATGGCACCACAGTATCAGCCTGTACTGTTGCACAGTGAGATGAAGTTTGAGCATCTGTCACTGATTGACTCATGAGGCAGTCAGAGGTCTCTGAGGAGGGTAAAGTTTAAAGGTCCCAGCACTCATCAGACCGTCCAAACTCCAGATCCAAGACCGGCCAGGGAGGGTGACCTGGAAGAAGTTCAGTCCTGAATCCTGAATCAAggcatgttgtttttatatatacacaccatgaagaagaagagagtcaGGGTGCCTTTAGACTGCAGTGCACAAAGCACAGCATACATTCATTTTACATTCATCAGTGTCATtgtagaaaaagagaaaacagtgctgcagccaAAGGCCTCTGATAACATCTGCACACAAGCTCAGAGCTACAATAAcaagtttctgtgtgtgtgtgtctgtgtgcgtgtgtgtgtgtgtgtgtgtgtgtgtgtgaggtgcagCAAGACACAAACTAAACTCCTGCCTGCAACACAAACTTCCTTACCTGCCAGGATCGCCTTTCCCGGATGCGTGAATTTGGCTTTCCCCgccggagcagcagcagcagcagccaggcaCCGCGGTCTGTGGAACGGGCTCACGAAGCGAGGTTGTCCGGACATGACGGCGCTTCACCGGCCTAACTTTGTTGTGTGGTGTCGGTCGACGCGGATGTGCTGCTCGGTCCGCCGCGTCAAGCCCTCGCGCAGCCTCGACGCAGACATGGACCGTTGGACTTTTGGAGTTgagataatgtgtgtgtgtacttttcAGTGTGGAGTTTTtcaccctcc is a genomic window containing:
- the slc25a1b gene encoding tricarboxylate transport protein B, mitochondrial isoform X1, producing MSGQPRFVSPFHRPRCLAAAAAAPAGKAKFTHPGKAILAGGIAGGIEICITFPTEYVKTQLQLDEKANPPKYRGISDCVKQTVNSHGVRGLYRGLSSLLYGSIPKAAVRFGVFEFLSNKMRDETGKLDSKRGFLCGLGAGVAEAVVVVCPMETVKVKFIHDQTSANPKYRGFFHGVREIVRTEGLKGTYQGLTATVLKQGSNQAIRFYVMTSLRNWYKGDNPDKAINPLITGTFGAFAGAASVFGNTPLDVIKTRMQGLEAHKYKSTLDCAVKIMKHEGPKAFYKGTVPRLGRVCMDVAIVFIIYEEVVKVLNVVWKTD
- the slc25a1b gene encoding tricarboxylate transport protein B, mitochondrial isoform X2, with protein sequence MRDETGKLDSKRGFLCGLGAGVAEAVVVVCPMETVKVKFIHDQTSANPKYRGFFHGVREIVRTEGLKGTYQGLTATVLKQGSNQAIRFYVMTSLRNWYKGDNPDKAINPLITGTFGAFAGAASVFGNTPLDVIKTRMQGLEAHKYKSTLDCAVKIMKHEGPKAFYKGTVPRLGRVCMDVAIVFIIYEEVVKVLNVVWKTD